A portion of the Motacilla alba alba isolate MOTALB_02 chromosome 19, Motacilla_alba_V1.0_pri, whole genome shotgun sequence genome contains these proteins:
- the VKORC1L1 gene encoding vitamin K epoxide reductase complex subunit 1-like protein 1 produces MAAPVLLRVSVPRWERVARSAVCAAGILLSLYACHLEREKGRDSHYQALCDLSERVRCSAAITSRWGRGFGLLGSIFGKDSAINQSNSVFGLVFYILQMLLGMTASAVAALILMTSSIVSVVGSLYLAYILYFVLKEFCIVCVLTYLLNFILFIINYKRLVYLNEAWKRQLQPKQE; encoded by the exons atggcggcgcccGTCCTGCTGCGGGTGTCGGTGCCGCGCTGGGAGCGGGTGGCGCGCTCCGCCGTGTGCGCCGCCGgcatcctgctgtccctgtaCGCCTGCCACCTGGAGCGCGAGAAGGGCCGCGACAGCCACTACCAGGCCCTGTGCGACCTCAGCGAGAGGGTGCGCTGCTCCGCCGCCATCACCTCCAG ATGGGGTCGAGGATTCGGTCTCTTGGGCTCCATCTTTGGGAAGGACAGTGCAATAAATCAGTCAAACAGTGTTTTTGGCCTGGTGTTTTATATACTACAAATGCTACTTG GTATGACAGCCAGTGCAGTAGCAGCTCTAATCCTCATGACATCCTCCATAGTGTCTGTAGTAGGGTCTCTGTACTTGGCATACATTCTGTACTTCGTGCTGAAGGAGTTTTGCATTGTCTGCGTGCTCACATATTTGCTGAACTTCATTCTCTTTATCATCAACTACAAACGACTAGTTTATTTGAACGAGGCCTGGAAGAGGCAACTCCAACCCAAACAGGAATAA